In a genomic window of Tenuifilum sp. 4138str:
- a CDS encoding enoyl-ACP reductase FabI → MAYNLLKGKKGLIFGALNEKSIAWKVAERAFEEGAEVVLTNTPVALRFGNLYELAERMNTVVIPADATNIQDLENLIDQTMERFGGKIDFVLHSIGMSPNVRKGRTYDDLDYDFFLKTLDISAISFHKILQTCWKKDAITHGGSVVALSYIAAQRTLYGYNDMADAKALLESIARSFGYIYGRERGVRINTVSQSPTETTAGGGVMGFDALLDFSDRMSPLGNASALDCADFCITLFSDLTRKITMQNIYNDGGFSSMGMSNRAMAVYNRNLEECKDCK, encoded by the coding sequence AGTGGCAGAACGCGCATTTGAGGAGGGTGCTGAGGTTGTTTTAACCAATACCCCAGTGGCACTTCGCTTTGGCAATTTATATGAGCTTGCTGAGCGAATGAACACGGTTGTTATTCCCGCCGATGCCACAAACATTCAAGACCTGGAGAACCTTATTGACCAAACCATGGAGCGTTTTGGTGGTAAAATTGATTTTGTGCTCCATTCCATCGGGATGTCGCCTAACGTTCGAAAGGGCAGAACTTATGACGATTTGGATTACGATTTTTTCCTTAAGACACTCGATATTTCAGCCATTTCATTCCATAAAATTTTGCAAACCTGCTGGAAAAAGGATGCTATTACCCATGGCGGTTCGGTAGTAGCCCTTTCCTATATCGCAGCTCAACGTACCCTTTACGGTTACAACGATATGGCCGATGCAAAAGCCCTGCTTGAGTCTATTGCACGGAGCTTTGGGTATATCTATGGTCGGGAACGAGGTGTTCGTATCAACACGGTATCGCAGTCTCCAACTGAAACCACTGCAGGTGGTGGAGTAATGGGTTTTGATGCCCTGCTCGATTTCTCTGATCGTATGTCGCCCTTGGGTAATGCCAGTGCGCTCGATTGTGCCGATTTTTGTATAACCCTATTCAGCGATTTAACCCGCAAAATCACCATGCAAAACATTTATAACGATGGAGGATTCTCTAGCATGGGTATGAGCAACAGGGCCATGGCTGTTTACAACCGAAACCTTGAGGAGTGCAAGGACTGTAAGTAA
- a CDS encoding sigma-70 family RNA polymerase sigma factor has protein sequence MRQLKITKSITNRESASLDKYLQEIGKEDLITVEEEVELAQRIRKGDQAALEKLTRANLRFVVSVAKQYQNQGLSLPDLINEGNLGLIKAAEKFDETRGFKFISYAVWWIRQSILQALAEQSRIVRLPLNQVGSLNKINKAFSKFEQEFERTPSPEELADLLELPKEKVNDTLRVSGRHVSVDAPFVDGEDNSLLDVLVNNDSPSADRGLINESLSREIDRALATLTERERDIIKLFFGIGCQEMTLEEIGEKFGLTRERVRQIKEKAIRRLRHTSRSKLLKSYLG, from the coding sequence ATGAGACAATTAAAGATCACAAAATCAATCACTAACAGGGAGAGCGCATCGCTCGATAAGTATTTACAAGAGATTGGTAAGGAAGACCTTATCACTGTAGAAGAGGAAGTTGAGCTTGCCCAGCGTATTCGCAAAGGCGATCAGGCAGCGCTGGAGAAATTGACACGTGCCAATTTGCGTTTTGTGGTTTCGGTAGCCAAGCAGTACCAAAACCAGGGACTTAGCCTACCCGACCTAATTAACGAGGGTAACCTAGGGCTTATTAAAGCTGCTGAAAAATTTGATGAAACCCGTGGTTTCAAATTCATTTCCTATGCTGTTTGGTGGATTCGTCAATCCATACTGCAAGCATTAGCGGAACAATCGCGCATTGTTCGCCTACCGCTTAACCAGGTGGGATCGCTAAACAAAATTAACAAAGCATTCTCAAAGTTTGAGCAGGAGTTTGAGCGTACACCTTCGCCCGAAGAGTTAGCTGATTTACTTGAGCTACCCAAGGAAAAGGTAAATGATACGCTCCGCGTAAGTGGCCGCCACGTATCAGTTGACGCTCCCTTTGTTGATGGTGAGGACAATAGCCTTTTGGACGTTCTTGTCAACAACGATTCGCCAAGCGCCGACCGTGGTTTAATAAATGAATCGTTAAGCCGCGAAATAGACCGCGCTCTTGCCACACTCACAGAGCGAGAAAGGGACATCATTAAACTTTTCTTCGGGATAGGCTGCCAGGAGATGACCCTTGAAGAAATTGGCGAAAAATTTGGCTTAACCCGTGAACGTGTACGTCAGATAAAAGAAAAAGCTATCCGCCGTTTGCGCCACACTTCGCGTAGTAAATTACTAAAATCGTATCTTGGTTAA
- a CDS encoding Do family serine endopeptidase, whose product MKAQKFILPVIYATLGGMLAIILSNHVLSSNNNEGVVTQKTPAQVVRAFAPDSSSTDFTWAAERSVDAVVHVTTEFTQSVDYSFGNPLFDFFFGPRDYMPRQKVQSSGSGVILTHDGFIVTNNHVIENADEITVVLNDKRKFTAKLVGTDPSTDIALLKIDATDLPFLSFGNSDNIKIGEWVLAIGNPFNLTSTVTAGIVSAKARNINILSGREFAIESFIQIDAAVNPGNSGGALINLRGELIGINTAIASRTGSFTGYAFAIPSNIVKKVVTDIIEFGEVQRAILGVRIQELTAELAKEKGIKEIKGVYIFDVEKGGAADAAGIKPGDVILSVNGVDVNSTAQLQEQISRYRPNQQVDIVVNRDNSKKRFNVTLRNLKGGLGVVKTDDTLSSLGAEFKEITDKQKQELGINYGLQIVELQDGKLKEGGIKKGYIITRMNRTPIRNIDDLKRVLSISSGGVLIEGVYPNGVVAYYAIGVN is encoded by the coding sequence ATGAAAGCACAGAAATTTATACTACCAGTAATTTATGCCACTCTTGGTGGCATGCTGGCCATCATTTTAAGCAACCATGTATTGAGTTCGAATAATAATGAGGGAGTTGTTACCCAAAAAACTCCCGCTCAGGTAGTTAGAGCGTTTGCACCCGATTCCTCATCTACTGACTTTACCTGGGCTGCAGAGCGATCGGTTGATGCAGTAGTACACGTAACAACAGAGTTCACCCAATCTGTTGACTACTCGTTCGGGAACCCCTTATTTGACTTCTTTTTTGGGCCACGCGACTATATGCCGCGCCAAAAGGTTCAGAGCTCTGGATCTGGAGTTATTTTAACCCACGATGGTTTCATTGTTACCAATAACCATGTGATTGAAAATGCCGATGAAATTACTGTAGTGCTGAACGACAAGCGCAAGTTTACTGCAAAACTAGTGGGTACTGATCCAAGTACCGATATTGCGCTTCTAAAGATAGATGCTACCGATCTGCCCTTCCTATCCTTTGGCAACTCCGATAACATTAAAATTGGCGAATGGGTATTAGCCATTGGAAATCCCTTTAACCTAACATCAACGGTTACCGCTGGAATTGTAAGTGCCAAAGCACGAAATATCAACATACTTAGTGGACGCGAATTCGCCATAGAATCGTTTATTCAAATCGATGCTGCAGTTAACCCAGGAAACAGCGGCGGTGCTTTAATAAACCTTAGGGGTGAACTAATTGGTATTAATACAGCCATTGCTTCAAGAACGGGTTCATTTACTGGTTATGCATTTGCAATACCCTCAAACATTGTTAAAAAGGTTGTGACCGATATCATTGAATTTGGTGAGGTACAACGGGCCATTCTGGGTGTTAGAATCCAAGAACTTACCGCAGAGCTAGCCAAGGAAAAAGGGATAAAGGAAATTAAAGGAGTTTACATATTTGATGTTGAAAAGGGTGGCGCTGCTGATGCTGCTGGTATTAAACCCGGCGATGTAATCCTCTCGGTTAATGGCGTTGATGTTAACAGCACTGCTCAGCTACAGGAACAAATCAGCCGTTACCGTCCTAACCAGCAAGTTGACATTGTGGTAAACCGTGATAATTCAAAGAAACGATTCAATGTAACACTCCGCAACCTTAAAGGTGGTTTGGGTGTAGTAAAAACCGATGATACGTTAAGTAGCTTAGGTGCAGAGTTTAAAGAAATCACCGATAAGCAAAAGCAAGAGCTTGGAATTAATTACGGTTTACAAATAGTTGAACTCCAGGATGGTAAGCTTAAGGAAGGTGGAATTAAGAAAGGATACATTATTACCCGTATGAACCGGACACCAATTCGCAATATCGATGACTTAAAGCGTGTACTAAGCATTTCATCGGGTGGAGTTTTAATTGAGGGGGTTTACCCCAATGGTGTGGTTGCCTACTATGCAATTGGCGTAAACTAA
- a CDS encoding DUF1987 domain-containing protein, translated as MKPLKLLETSDTPEVTLDKERGRFEFYGKIMPENPKEFFEPIIEWFHEYLKEPNQETNLVFKLDYFNTAASKKIIEILSLLQNIKKENKAVQVNWYYKSIDEDMLEVGETFSEIIHIPFNFYPY; from the coding sequence ATGAAGCCATTAAAGTTGTTGGAAACCAGCGATACCCCAGAGGTCACACTGGATAAGGAAAGGGGCCGTTTTGAGTTCTATGGAAAAATTATGCCCGAGAACCCCAAGGAGTTCTTTGAGCCTATAATTGAATGGTTTCATGAGTATTTAAAGGAGCCAAATCAAGAAACTAATCTGGTTTTCAAGCTCGACTACTTTAACACTGCTGCCTCAAAAAAGATTATTGAAATTCTCTCATTACTACAAAATATTAAAAAAGAAAATAAAGCCGTACAGGTAAACTGGTATTACAAAAGTATTGATGAGGATATGCTTGAGGTTGGTGAAACCTTCTCGGAAATAATTCATATACCCTTTAACTTTTACCCGTACTAA
- the dapF gene encoding diaminopimelate epimerase: MMLQFFKYHGAGNDFIMIDNRDQAFTPTVQGVKHLCDRHYGIGADGLILLETQNGMPFMRYFNCDGNESTMCGNGGRCFATFAKKIGLANGLSFDFQGIDGMHSAIFNTDGTVKLKMIDVETLEIIDDCYFINTGSPHYVTMVRDVNGVDVDREGRLIRQSVNFNNGGTNVNFIQEVAPGRIKIRTYERGVEAETLACGTGATASAIAYSHYFDINQTPIEVEALGGLLKVYFDQIEEKYLNVWLEGPAEEVFEGKINY; this comes from the coding sequence ATGATGCTACAGTTTTTTAAATACCATGGTGCTGGTAATGACTTTATAATGATTGACAATCGTGACCAAGCTTTTACCCCAACGGTTCAAGGTGTTAAACACCTTTGCGACAGACATTATGGAATTGGAGCCGACGGTCTTATATTGCTTGAAACCCAGAATGGCATGCCATTCATGCGTTACTTTAATTGCGATGGTAACGAGTCGACCATGTGCGGGAATGGGGGAAGATGCTTTGCCACTTTTGCCAAGAAAATTGGGCTGGCCAACGGATTATCATTCGACTTTCAAGGGATTGATGGGATGCACTCGGCAATTTTCAATACCGATGGCACAGTAAAGCTCAAAATGATTGATGTAGAAACCCTAGAAATAATTGACGATTGTTACTTTATCAATACAGGCTCCCCGCACTATGTGACCATGGTTAGGGATGTTAATGGCGTTGATGTGGACCGCGAGGGCCGCCTCATAAGGCAAAGCGTGAATTTCAACAATGGAGGAACCAATGTGAATTTTATTCAGGAAGTAGCTCCTGGTAGAATAAAAATCCGAACCTACGAGCGGGGTGTAGAGGCTGAAACCCTAGCCTGCGGAACTGGTGCAACAGCATCAGCCATAGCATACTCTCACTACTTCGATATCAACCAAACCCCAATTGAGGTTGAAGCCCTTGGCGGTTTACTCAAGGTCTATTTTGATCAAATTGAAGAAAAATACCTGAACGTTTGGCTCGAAGGGCCTGCCGAAGAAGTTTTTGAGGGCAAAATTAATTACTAA
- a CDS encoding SpoIIE family protein phosphatase: MATAIYAVGQQEIVTIPKEKQDDIDRYKELVVRYKQANNSQQAAFYLNKIAFIYWEFGNPKEAINYFLETIPLNEKVGNYNDIKAVYSNIALIYSDMDRLDLTLEYFYKSLEARRKLNNKGEVAAGLIDVAYIHTALNQSEKAIQLLEEALELSREVNNPRLILNSLKLLAQNYDNLGNKAKATEFGGMANAYEQQLATQQIKTEYETKVVKSQAEAERERMQRTQQELLMSLRELQSKAMQDSLNFVVLRKQDSLRKAEEEAQRKQTEIDLLNTDRMLKEAQLREREAQSRVQRIIILAGAIFVLVLIISSVAIYKNYTDKKKANELLNLQNIEIQQQRDQIQKQNENISKSINYAQGIQRALLPPQSNLQAIFPESFIFFRPRDVVSGDYYWFKELTTGYGSNEKTGKVAVSAIDCTGHGVPGAFLSMIGYNLLDDIVFRGIHKPGAILTELNNGIRRTLRQDETDNRDGMDMALCVVDTKTNIVEFSGAKNPLVYVVNNEVNRIRGDKESIGGGMDYRNDEFTTHVIKVESPTWFYMFSDGFIDQFGGPDGRKYMIKNFIDLLAGISILPPDQQREILKNTLKDWLGTKYPQVDDILVVGFKIDPK, encoded by the coding sequence ATGGCCACTGCTATTTACGCAGTTGGCCAGCAGGAGATTGTTACAATCCCAAAAGAAAAGCAGGACGATATTGACAGATACAAAGAGTTAGTAGTTCGATATAAGCAGGCAAACAACTCACAGCAAGCGGCATTCTATCTGAATAAAATAGCATTTATTTATTGGGAGTTTGGTAATCCCAAAGAGGCTATTAACTATTTTCTTGAAACCATTCCGCTCAACGAAAAGGTTGGAAACTATAACGATATTAAGGCTGTTTACAGCAACATAGCTCTAATATACTCTGACATGGACAGGCTCGATCTTACCCTTGAGTACTTTTACAAGAGCCTTGAAGCCCGCAGAAAACTTAATAATAAAGGAGAGGTTGCTGCCGGTTTAATTGATGTTGCATACATTCACACAGCCCTTAACCAATCCGAAAAAGCCATTCAACTGCTTGAGGAGGCACTTGAACTTTCCAGGGAGGTAAACAATCCCCGCTTAATCCTTAACTCGCTTAAGCTACTTGCCCAAAACTACGATAACCTAGGAAACAAAGCCAAAGCAACTGAGTTTGGCGGTATGGCTAACGCCTATGAACAACAACTTGCCACCCAGCAAATAAAAACTGAATACGAGACAAAGGTTGTAAAATCGCAAGCCGAAGCAGAAAGGGAACGTATGCAACGTACCCAACAGGAGCTCCTTATGAGTTTGCGCGAGTTGCAATCAAAAGCCATGCAAGACTCCCTTAACTTTGTAGTTCTACGTAAGCAGGATAGCCTTCGCAAGGCAGAGGAGGAAGCCCAACGCAAGCAAACCGAAATTGATCTGCTTAATACCGATAGAATGCTCAAGGAGGCACAGCTGAGGGAGCGAGAGGCTCAATCCAGAGTTCAAAGGATAATCATTCTGGCCGGTGCAATATTTGTTTTAGTACTGATTATCTCATCGGTTGCCATCTACAAGAATTACACAGACAAAAAGAAAGCGAACGAACTGCTTAACCTGCAAAATATTGAAATACAACAGCAACGCGACCAAATCCAGAAACAGAACGAGAACATAAGTAAGAGTATTAACTACGCACAAGGCATTCAAAGGGCCTTACTCCCTCCACAATCCAACCTACAGGCTATTTTCCCTGAATCGTTCATATTTTTCCGTCCACGCGATGTGGTGAGTGGCGACTACTACTGGTTCAAGGAGTTAACCACCGGATACGGATCCAATGAAAAAACGGGTAAAGTTGCCGTATCGGCAATTGACTGTACTGGACACGGTGTTCCCGGTGCGTTCCTGTCCATGATTGGTTACAACCTACTCGATGATATTGTATTCCGTGGAATTCATAAACCAGGAGCTATTCTAACCGAACTTAACAATGGTATCCGAAGAACCCTTAGGCAGGATGAAACCGATAACCGTGATGGTATGGATATGGCCCTTTGCGTTGTTGATACCAAAACTAACATTGTTGAATTCTCTGGAGCTAAAAACCCCTTAGTTTATGTGGTTAACAACGAGGTGAACCGTATTAGAGGCGATAAAGAATCAATTGGAGGCGGAATGGATTACCGTAACGATGAGTTCACCACCCACGTAATAAAGGTTGAAAGCCCTACATGGTTCTATATGTTCTCCGATGGGTTTATCGATCAATTTGGGGGCCCCGATGGACGAAAATATATGATTAAAAATTTTATTGACCTTCTGGCTGGCATATCCATTCTGCCCCCCGATCAGCAGCGCGAGATTCTTAAAAACACTTTAAAGGATTGGTTGGGAACAAAATATCCGCAGGTTGACGATATCCTAGTGGTTGGCTTTAAAATCGATCCTAAATAA
- a CDS encoding toxin-antitoxin system YwqK family antitoxin — translation MRLKAILFVGFFQLAGYLFAQSTFVFVERQAPNGMVKEKFQGLVVNGDTLRQGRYLYFFDNGVLNQEGFYTNGKPDSVWITYYPSGARLSLFHYNSGKKDGPFLFWNSDGTLYQQGYYKNDLLDGVLETYYPNGKLSAKSEYSKGRLNGISEVFDESGLLRLRSGYKNDTLNGLWETYYDTGELNYKGTKCLGNYCDTLYAYYKNGVLMRKAYYSNGRIDGVLISNYENGVLQIKAEYRNGSQDGNYTEYYPDGSIKETGSYLMNQKVGWWTSYYQGGQKHGQGNFTKGVLDGEWIFWWPNGNVKQHGSYCKGKACGRWKYFNSMGALIIDGNYIDDKENGVWTTFYPNGAIAGRIWYLMGNPVSVKWLYDGQGLLQKRFSLEGIEK, via the coding sequence TTGAGGTTAAAAGCCATTCTATTTGTAGGATTTTTTCAGCTGGCGGGCTATTTATTTGCCCAGTCAACGTTTGTTTTTGTTGAAAGGCAAGCTCCAAATGGGATGGTTAAAGAAAAGTTTCAAGGATTAGTAGTTAATGGCGATACCTTACGACAAGGCCGTTACCTTTACTTTTTTGATAACGGAGTTTTAAATCAAGAGGGTTTCTATACAAACGGAAAACCCGATAGTGTTTGGATTACTTACTACCCAAGTGGTGCTAGGTTAAGCCTATTCCATTATAACAGTGGCAAAAAGGATGGCCCTTTCCTCTTCTGGAATTCCGATGGTACGCTTTACCAGCAAGGGTACTACAAGAATGACCTTTTGGATGGAGTGCTTGAGACTTACTATCCTAACGGAAAGCTTAGCGCAAAATCAGAATATAGTAAGGGTAGGCTAAATGGGATAAGTGAGGTTTTCGACGAGTCCGGATTACTCCGTCTGCGTAGTGGATATAAAAACGATACCCTTAACGGACTCTGGGAAACCTATTACGATACTGGCGAGCTTAACTATAAGGGCACTAAATGTTTGGGTAATTACTGCGATACGCTTTACGCATACTATAAAAATGGAGTACTAATGCGAAAGGCCTACTATAGTAATGGAAGGATAGATGGCGTTTTGATATCGAATTATGAGAATGGTGTATTGCAGATTAAGGCAGAGTATCGAAATGGTTCTCAGGATGGGAATTATACTGAGTATTACCCCGATGGTAGTATAAAAGAAACCGGAAGCTATTTAATGAACCAAAAGGTGGGATGGTGGACAAGCTACTATCAGGGTGGACAAAAGCATGGCCAAGGCAATTTTACAAAAGGGGTTTTAGATGGCGAATGGATTTTTTGGTGGCCAAACGGAAATGTGAAACAGCATGGTAGTTACTGTAAGGGGAAAGCTTGCGGTAGGTGGAAATATTTTAACAGTATGGGAGCGCTTATTATTGATGGGAATTACATTGATGATAAAGAAAATGGTGTTTGGACAACATTCTATCCCAATGGAGCAATTGCCGGTAGGATATGGTATTTGATGGGGAATCCGGTATCGGTAAAGTGGCTTTACGATGGCCAAGGTTTGCTGCAGAAACGATTTAGCCTTGAAGGGATAGAAAAATAA
- the gyrB gene encoding DNA topoisomerase (ATP-hydrolyzing) subunit B, producing the protein MSDKEKELKGENGNVSYSASSIQVLEGLEAVRMRPAMYIGDTGNKGLHHLVYEVVDNSIDEALAGYCNCIDLVINEDGSITISDNGRGIPVDFHEKEKKSALEVVLTVLHAGGKFDKDSYKVSGGLHGVGVSCVNALSVTLIAEVKRDGKIYRQEFSRGKPTTELKVIGSTEETGTTITFMPDSQIFTQTTVFNFEILESRLRELAFLNKGIKLTLTDKREIIENGTRSYRYAEFYSQDGLKEFIKFLDLNREPLTENIIYIENDKGEVPVEVAMQYNTSFSENVHSYVNNINTIEGGTHLTGFRSALTRTLKKYADDSGMLSKLKFDISGDDFREGLTAVISVKVAEPQFEGQTKTKLGNPEVRIAVDQAVSEALANYLEENPKDARNIVQKVILAAQARHAARKARELVQRKTVLSGSGLPGKLADCSDKDPAVSEIFLVEGDSAGGTAKQGRDRRFQAILPLRGKILNVEKAMQHKIFENEEIKNIFTALGVSIGTEEDSKAINLTGLRYNKIIIMTDADVDGSHIATLIMTFFFRYMTDLINKGHLYIATPPLYLVKKGKEERYCWNEEERLKAVEELGKGKDGSVHVQRYKGLGEMNAEQLWTTTMNPETRILRQVTIESAAEADRIFSMLMGDEVPPRREFIERHAKYANIDA; encoded by the coding sequence ATGAGCGATAAGGAAAAAGAATTAAAGGGTGAAAATGGAAATGTTAGCTACTCAGCCAGTAGCATTCAAGTTCTGGAGGGGTTAGAGGCTGTGCGCATGCGCCCAGCCATGTATATTGGCGACACAGGAAATAAAGGATTACACCACTTGGTTTACGAGGTGGTTGACAACTCTATTGACGAAGCACTTGCGGGCTACTGTAATTGCATCGATTTAGTTATTAACGAAGATGGGTCAATAACTATTTCCGATAACGGACGTGGAATACCGGTTGACTTCCACGAAAAGGAAAAGAAGTCGGCACTGGAAGTGGTGCTTACGGTTCTCCATGCTGGTGGTAAGTTCGATAAGGACTCATACAAGGTTTCCGGTGGGTTGCATGGTGTGGGTGTATCGTGCGTTAATGCACTCTCAGTAACCCTAATTGCCGAGGTTAAGCGCGATGGAAAGATATACAGGCAGGAGTTTTCCCGCGGTAAGCCAACAACAGAGCTTAAGGTTATTGGAAGCACTGAGGAAACCGGTACAACCATAACATTCATGCCCGATAGCCAGATATTCACTCAAACCACTGTGTTTAACTTTGAAATTCTGGAATCGCGGCTAAGAGAACTAGCTTTCCTTAATAAAGGCATTAAGCTAACCCTTACCGATAAACGCGAGATAATTGAAAACGGTACCCGTAGTTACCGTTACGCTGAATTCTACTCACAGGATGGTTTAAAGGAATTCATCAAATTTTTGGACCTAAACCGTGAGCCTTTAACTGAAAACATTATTTACATTGAAAACGACAAAGGTGAAGTTCCCGTAGAGGTTGCCATGCAATACAACACTTCATTCTCCGAGAACGTCCACTCATACGTAAACAACATAAACACAATTGAAGGTGGCACCCACCTTACGGGGTTCAGAAGTGCACTTACCCGCACCCTAAAAAAATATGCCGACGACTCAGGAATGTTGAGCAAGCTCAAATTCGATATCAGCGGCGACGATTTCCGCGAGGGATTAACTGCTGTAATCTCTGTTAAGGTGGCTGAACCCCAATTTGAGGGTCAAACAAAAACCAAGCTGGGAAACCCCGAGGTTCGTATAGCTGTTGACCAGGCGGTAAGCGAAGCCCTGGCCAACTACTTGGAAGAAAACCCTAAGGACGCAAGGAATATTGTACAAAAGGTAATACTCGCCGCTCAGGCTCGTCATGCTGCCCGTAAGGCACGTGAGTTAGTTCAGCGTAAAACCGTTCTTTCAGGTTCAGGTCTTCCCGGAAAACTTGCCGACTGTTCCGATAAGGACCCAGCTGTATCAGAGATCTTTCTTGTTGAGGGCGATTCGGCAGGAGGTACAGCAAAACAAGGACGCGATAGGCGTTTCCAGGCAATTCTACCGCTACGTGGTAAAATCCTGAACGTGGAAAAAGCCATGCAGCACAAAATATTCGAAAACGAAGAAATTAAGAACATCTTCACTGCGTTAGGAGTTTCAATTGGAACAGAAGAAGATAGTAAGGCCATTAACCTTACGGGATTAAGGTATAATAAAATTATTATCATGACCGATGCCGATGTTGATGGTAGCCACATCGCAACACTTATTATGACCTTCTTTTTCCGCTATATGACCGATTTAATAAACAAGGGTCACCTCTACATTGCAACCCCTCCTCTATACTTGGTTAAAAAGGGTAAGGAAGAACGATATTGTTGGAACGAAGAGGAACGATTGAAAGCTGTTGAAGAGCTTGGTAAGGGAAAGGATGGATCGGTGCATGTTCAACGGTATAAAGGTTTGGGTGAGATGAATGCCGAACAGCTTTGGACTACAACCATGAACCCTGAAACCCGAATACTCCGTCAGGTAACCATTGAAAGTGCCGCTGAAGCTGATAGGATTTTCTCCATGCTCATGGGCGATGAGGTTCCCCCTAGGAGGGAGTTCATTGAACGTCATGCCAAATATGCAAATATCGATGCGTAG